From one Roseofilum capinflatum BLCC-M114 genomic stretch:
- the rpsS gene encoding 30S ribosomal protein S19, which yields MARSLKKGPFVADHLLTKVEKLNDKGEKQVIKTWSRASTVVPQMIGHTIAVHNGRQHVPVFITEQMVGHKLGEFAPTRTYRGHAKSDKKARR from the coding sequence ATGGCTCGTTCACTGAAAAAAGGCCCGTTTGTTGCCGACCATCTGTTAACTAAAGTGGAAAAACTCAACGATAAAGGCGAAAAACAAGTGATCAAAACTTGGTCTCGCGCCTCAACCGTTGTGCCCCAGATGATTGGCCATACGATTGCTGTACATAATGGCCGCCAGCATGTTCCCGTGTTCATCACCGAACAAATGGTCGGACATAAATTAGGAGAATTTGCCCCCACTCGAACCTATCGAGGCCATGCAAAGAGCGACAAAAAAGCTCGCCGATAA
- the rplB gene encoding 50S ribosomal protein L2 encodes MGIRSYKPYTSSTRQQSVSDFAEITKDRPEKSLIKKKHRVKGRNNRGVITCRHRGGGHKRRYRLVDFRRNKHNIPAKVAAIEYDPNRNARLALLFYTDGEKRYILHPKGLAVGTTVISGETVPIEVGNCMPLANMPLGTSVHNIELVPGKGGQIVRAAGATAQVVAKEGDYVTLRLPSTEVRMVRRECYATIGQVGNVEARNISLGKAGRTRWKGRRPQVRGSVMNPVDHPHGGGEGRAPVGRSGPVTPWGKPALGAKTRKKHKSSDRLIVRRRRRTSKRGRGGRQA; translated from the coding sequence ATGGGCATTCGATCCTACAAACCCTATACCTCAAGTACCCGGCAACAAAGTGTTTCCGACTTTGCGGAAATCACCAAAGACCGGCCAGAGAAATCCCTGATTAAGAAAAAACATCGGGTCAAAGGACGCAATAACCGAGGAGTCATCACCTGTCGCCATCGGGGGGGCGGTCACAAGCGGCGCTATCGTCTCGTAGACTTTCGGCGCAATAAACATAATATTCCCGCCAAAGTAGCGGCGATCGAGTACGACCCCAACCGCAACGCTCGCCTAGCCCTGCTGTTTTACACCGATGGTGAAAAACGCTATATCCTTCATCCCAAAGGATTAGCCGTTGGCACAACCGTAATCTCCGGTGAAACCGTTCCCATCGAAGTGGGCAACTGTATGCCCCTAGCAAACATGCCCTTGGGAACCAGCGTCCACAACATCGAACTCGTTCCCGGAAAAGGAGGGCAAATTGTGCGGGCCGCTGGAGCTACCGCCCAAGTTGTGGCCAAAGAAGGGGACTATGTAACCCTGCGCTTACCCTCCACCGAAGTTCGGATGGTACGTCGCGAATGTTACGCCACCATTGGCCAAGTCGGTAATGTGGAAGCCCGTAACATCAGCCTGGGTAAAGCCGGGCGGACGCGCTGGAAAGGTCGTAGACCCCAAGTGCGAGGTAGCGTCATGAACCCCGTGGATCACCCCCATGGAGGTGGAGAAGGACGGGCCCCCGTTGGTCGCAGTGGCCCCGTAACCCCTTGGGGTAAACCCGCCTTGGGTGCAAAAACACGGAAAAAACATAAATCCAGCGATCGCCTAATCGTGCGCCGTCGTCGTCGGACTTCCAAACGCGGTCGCGGAGGTCGTCAAGCCTAA
- a CDS encoding 50S ribosomal protein L23 — protein sequence MVSNKTISTNRALPDLIRRPIVTEKGTRLLEDNKYVFEVLPQATKPEIKAAIESLFEVKVTQVNTYRSPRKKRRVGRFSGYKAQYKRAIVTLSPDDQITLFPEV from the coding sequence ATGGTGAGCAATAAGACAATTTCAACCAACCGTGCCCTACCTGACTTGATCCGCCGCCCGATCGTCACCGAAAAAGGAACCCGACTCCTAGAAGATAACAAATACGTCTTTGAAGTCCTTCCCCAGGCGACCAAACCCGAAATCAAAGCGGCGATCGAAAGCCTATTTGAGGTCAAAGTCACCCAAGTCAACACCTATCGCTCTCCCCGTAAAAAACGGCGTGTCGGTCGCTTCAGTGGGTACAAAGCTCAATACAAACGAGCGATCGTGACCCTATCCCCGGACGACCAGATCACCTTGTTCCCAGAAGTGTAA